In Nitrospira sp., a single genomic region encodes these proteins:
- a CDS encoding proton-conducting transporter membrane subunit: MTGGALIPWLLAGLPLLGALACLPFRSESERLKQSSVAWAVVSLASVAGCAGLIDAPPEGLLPLYLLPLAATISILGQPVHEQHRLSWILTLVCLGLGLSALSSPQPIAPLSVTLLLALIAGLLYRHHSALWPRSWWGIGAYGFGAFCAAASVAADVPLSSVASLLACAVLLPLVPFHDGYLTALTRLPGSLPSFIVVLLPVAGLHQLAAALPTIPDTVAWTVSLFALVGASYGALKALAQSRVRLLLAYGSLSFLSIFWWFAAASRTTTPRAALLVGAVGLATSGLMIGWQVVRTRYGDDVDPQAISGLASGMPHYAVLLSLIALAAMGLPPFGVFAGFMGLLLNSPLPSLAGLFVTLLAWLAASWYIMQLVQRLLFGVQRPELRYTDLLHAELASLLIIVLVLLALGLAPSTLFASDQAWLGTSTIGELTTWNR, translated from the coding sequence ATGACAGGCGGCGCGCTGATACCGTGGCTGCTGGCCGGCCTCCCGTTGCTGGGGGCGCTCGCCTGTCTGCCCTTCCGCTCGGAGTCGGAACGGTTGAAACAGTCCTCCGTCGCCTGGGCCGTGGTGAGCCTCGCCTCAGTCGCGGGATGCGCCGGGCTGATCGATGCGCCCCCCGAGGGATTGTTGCCGCTCTACCTGTTGCCGCTCGCCGCCACGATTTCGATCTTGGGCCAACCGGTTCACGAACAGCACCGGCTTTCGTGGATCTTGACATTGGTGTGTCTCGGACTCGGCTTGTCCGCCCTGAGCAGCCCACAGCCGATCGCTCCCTTGAGCGTGACCCTCCTATTGGCTCTGATCGCGGGGTTGCTCTACCGTCACCACAGCGCACTCTGGCCCAGGTCCTGGTGGGGCATCGGCGCCTACGGCTTCGGCGCTTTCTGTGCCGCCGCGTCGGTCGCTGCGGACGTGCCGTTGTCATCGGTCGCCTCCTTACTGGCTTGCGCGGTCTTGCTTCCCCTCGTACCCTTTCACGATGGGTACCTGACGGCGCTGACGCGGTTGCCGGGCAGCCTCCCCTCGTTCATCGTCGTCCTCCTCCCGGTCGCCGGTCTCCACCAGCTTGCGGCTGCCCTGCCCACGATTCCGGACACGGTGGCCTGGACCGTGAGTCTCTTCGCCCTGGTGGGCGCCTCCTACGGGGCGCTCAAGGCCTTGGCGCAATCCCGAGTCCGGCTCCTCCTGGCCTACGGCAGTCTTTCGTTCCTTTCCATCTTCTGGTGGTTCGCCGCAGCCTCGCGAACGACGACGCCCCGGGCCGCGCTCCTGGTCGGGGCGGTGGGCCTGGCGACCAGCGGGCTCATGATCGGCTGGCAGGTCGTCCGCACCAGATACGGCGACGACGTGGATCCACAGGCGATCAGCGGCCTGGCGAGCGGCATGCCGCACTATGCGGTCTTGCTGTCCTTGATCGCGCTGGCCGCGATGGGCCTGCCGCCCTTCGGTGTGTTCGCCGGATTTATGGGGCTGTTGCTGAACTCGCCGCTTCCGTCCTTGGCCGGCCTGTTCGTCACACTTCTGGCATGGCTCGCTGCATCCTGGTACATCATGCAGTTGGTGCAACGGCTGCTCTTCGGCGTCCAGCGGCCCGAACTGCGATACACCGATCTGCTTCACGCCGAGTTGGCGTCGCTGTTGATCATCGTGCTGGTCCTGCTCGCGTTGGGACTGGCACCCTCGACCCTCTTCGCGTCCGACCAAGCCTGGCTCGGGACCTCCACCATCGGAGAATTGACCACGTGGAATCGGTAG
- a CDS encoding proton-conducting transporter membrane subunit, with amino-acid sequence MTLVLLVPLLLLAAAGIVVFGRGGSEHARAKLAAYPIGAAFLGAVATLYLVTTGGPVSIRFYDLSSIASFAIPIGFYVDRLSAVMMTLITGVSVIIYRYSTAYMYQDRHARRYLAMICLTDFVLICMVSSANLMMLFLFWQVLSYLLYVLAHNHAHAGTLAGAFKTFTLLRVADTAFLAGIALAHQLYGTLEFQELFARAADMPVILSLWPGMDMSGATAVTLLLFVGAMGKSAQFPIHLWLPGSLFAPTPVHALLHAGIINAGGFLINRLAPLFGLSSTTLHVAFLIGTLTAVLGATMMLAQNDIKKTLGFSTIGQMGYMIMECGLGAFSLAVFHLIAHGLFKATVFLNCGNVIHKARQEPHFPHVDHQAEEPGLSRLTWFTGAVTTLFIPLLILLVTHGVLRIPLLESQGTVIFLFFIWITSSQAILTLTRLRQVASWKVSAAMLLTLLFVVFVYLFAVESFTEFLYPNPDEAASYFRAADLPDWLFDLIIVTATILTVASWAYLYMSAHGMTLRMPAWVEDLRVRLYLPFMNRLYADECYALIGQTIMRLVHQVDKREGGWSR; translated from the coding sequence GTGACGCTCGTCTTGCTGGTACCGCTTCTCCTCCTCGCAGCCGCCGGTATCGTCGTATTCGGACGGGGCGGCTCCGAACATGCGCGGGCGAAGCTGGCCGCCTATCCCATCGGGGCCGCCTTCCTTGGCGCCGTGGCGACGCTGTATCTCGTGACGACCGGCGGGCCCGTCTCGATCCGGTTCTACGATCTATCCTCGATCGCCTCCTTTGCGATCCCCATCGGATTCTACGTCGACAGGCTGAGCGCAGTGATGATGACGCTGATCACCGGGGTCAGCGTCATCATTTACCGCTACTCGACGGCCTACATGTACCAGGATCGGCACGCCCGTCGGTATCTGGCCATGATCTGCCTCACGGATTTCGTCCTCATCTGCATGGTGTCGAGCGCCAATCTCATGATGCTGTTTCTCTTCTGGCAGGTGCTCAGCTACCTGCTCTACGTGCTCGCCCACAATCACGCCCATGCGGGGACGCTGGCGGGAGCCTTCAAGACCTTCACGCTCCTGCGCGTGGCCGATACGGCATTTCTTGCAGGAATCGCACTCGCCCATCAATTGTACGGCACGCTCGAATTCCAGGAGCTCTTCGCGCGAGCCGCCGATATGCCGGTCATCTTGTCGTTGTGGCCCGGCATGGACATGAGCGGCGCCACGGCCGTCACGCTGCTCCTCTTCGTCGGGGCGATGGGAAAATCGGCTCAGTTTCCGATCCATCTGTGGCTGCCGGGGTCGCTGTTCGCGCCGACGCCGGTACACGCGTTGCTCCACGCGGGCATCATCAACGCCGGCGGCTTTCTGATCAACCGGCTCGCGCCGTTGTTCGGGCTCAGCTCCACGACCCTGCACGTCGCCTTTCTCATCGGCACGTTGACCGCCGTACTCGGCGCGACGATGATGCTGGCGCAGAACGACATCAAGAAGACGCTCGGGTTCTCGACGATCGGCCAGATGGGGTACATGATCATGGAATGCGGCCTGGGCGCCTTTTCGCTCGCCGTCTTCCATTTGATCGCCCACGGCCTGTTCAAGGCGACCGTGTTCCTCAATTGCGGCAATGTCATCCACAAGGCCAGGCAGGAACCGCATTTCCCGCACGTCGATCATCAGGCAGAGGAACCGGGTTTGTCCCGCCTCACGTGGTTCACCGGAGCCGTGACCACGCTGTTCATCCCGCTGCTCATTTTATTGGTTACGCATGGGGTCCTGCGCATCCCCCTGCTGGAATCGCAAGGGACGGTGATTTTTCTGTTCTTTATCTGGATCACCTCGTCCCAGGCCATCCTGACGCTGACGCGGCTGCGCCAGGTGGCGTCCTGGAAAGTCTCGGCCGCCATGCTGCTGACCCTGTTGTTCGTCGTGTTCGTCTATCTGTTCGCCGTCGAGTCGTTCACGGAATTTCTGTACCCGAATCCCGATGAAGCGGCCTCGTACTTCAGAGCCGCCGATCTCCCCGACTGGTTGTTCGACCTCATCATTGTAACGGCCACGATTCTCACCGTCGCCAGTTGGGCGTACCTCTATATGAGCGCCCATGGAATGACGCTGCGGATGCCGGCATGGGTCGAGGATTTGCGGGTACGCCTCTACCTGCCCTTCATGAACCGGCTCTACGCCGACGAATGCTACGCGCTGATCGGGCAGACCATCATGCGCCTGGTTCATCAGGTCGACAAACGGGAGGGGGGCTGGTCGCGATGA
- a CDS encoding proton-conducting transporter membrane subunit codes for MWTFAVLLAVLLVLLLPLLTTLIVVAGGEAALRARINIALWPIGVACAGAVATLYVVATQGPVSIRFYDPALTGSFPLPLGFYVDRLSAVMMVLISGIGTIIYAYSIQYMSREPHERRYFALLGVAVCVLLCMVSSANLIMLFVFWQLLSYLLYLLIHNHTHAATLESAFRTFTLLRIGDVAFLAGTALAYMWYGTLEFPELFAAAVQSQVTIAPLPGIECSGATVVTLLLLIGAMSKSAQFPFHIWLPRYLYAPTPVTALLHAGIINAGGFLINRLAPLFGLSSTTLHIAFLIGTLTAVLGATMMLAQNDIKNMLGFSTIGQMGYMIMECGLGAFSLAVFHLIAHGLFKATVFLNCGNVIGKARLEPHVPHLEPETDEEHYSRLTWVTGFVTTLLIPLLILLLTHGALHIPLLEAQGTVIFLFFIWITSSQAILTLTRLRAVASWKVSAAMLLTLLFVVFVYLFAVESFTAFLYPNPEDVASYFKAAELPSRMFDMMIGAATLMTVLGWCYVYLKAHGRSFPMPAWIHGIRLRLYVFFLNRLHIDESVRRLGQARLAAIRRVEELAQGRTS; via the coding sequence ATGTGGACGTTCGCCGTGCTGCTCGCCGTGCTGCTCGTCCTGCTGCTGCCGCTGCTGACCACGCTCATCGTGGTGGCCGGCGGGGAAGCGGCCTTGCGTGCCCGCATCAACATCGCCCTGTGGCCGATCGGCGTCGCCTGCGCCGGCGCCGTGGCAACCCTCTATGTCGTCGCCACGCAAGGGCCGGTCTCGATCCGCTTCTATGATCCCGCCCTGACCGGGTCGTTCCCTCTGCCGCTCGGCTTCTACGTGGATCGCCTCAGCGCGGTCATGATGGTGCTCATTTCGGGCATCGGCACGATCATCTATGCCTATTCCATCCAGTACATGAGTCGGGAGCCGCACGAACGCCGCTACTTCGCGCTGCTCGGTGTCGCCGTCTGCGTATTGCTCTGCATGGTGTCCAGCGCCAACCTCATCATGCTGTTTGTCTTCTGGCAGCTTCTCTCGTATCTGCTCTATCTCCTCATTCACAATCACACACACGCCGCGACGCTGGAGAGCGCCTTCCGAACCTTCACGTTGCTGCGGATCGGGGACGTCGCCTTTCTCGCCGGGACGGCCCTGGCCTATATGTGGTATGGCACCCTGGAGTTCCCCGAGCTGTTTGCCGCCGCCGTTCAGTCGCAGGTCACGATCGCGCCGCTACCTGGCATCGAGTGCAGCGGGGCCACGGTGGTCACGCTGCTCTTGCTGATCGGCGCCATGAGCAAGTCGGCGCAATTTCCCTTCCACATCTGGCTTCCGCGGTATCTGTACGCGCCGACGCCGGTGACGGCGCTCCTGCACGCGGGCATCATCAACGCCGGGGGCTTTCTGATCAACCGGCTCGCCCCGTTGTTCGGGCTCAGCTCCACGACCCTGCACATCGCCTTTCTCATCGGCACGCTGACCGCCGTGCTCGGCGCGACGATGATGCTGGCGCAGAATGACATCAAGAACATGCTCGGGTTCTCGACGATCGGGCAGATGGGCTATATGATCATGGAATGCGGCCTGGGCGCCTTCTCGCTCGCCGTCTTCCATTTGATCGCCCACGGCCTGTTCAAGGCGACCGTCTTCCTCAATTGCGGCAACGTCATCGGCAAGGCTCGGCTGGAGCCGCATGTCCCTCATCTCGAGCCGGAGACGGATGAGGAACACTACTCGCGCCTGACCTGGGTGACCGGATTCGTCACGACGCTGCTGATCCCGCTGCTGATTCTGTTGCTGACGCACGGGGCGTTGCACATTCCCCTCCTCGAAGCGCAGGGCACCGTGATTTTTCTGTTTTTCATTTGGATCACGTCCTCGCAGGCCATCTTGACCCTCACGCGCCTGCGGGCCGTCGCGTCGTGGAAAGTCTCGGCCGCCATGCTGCTGACCCTGTTGTTCGTCGTGTTCGTCTATCTGTTCGCCGTCGAGTCGTTCACGGCGTTCTTGTATCCCAACCCGGAGGACGTCGCGTCCTACTTCAAGGCGGCGGAGCTGCCGAGCCGGATGTTCGACATGATGATCGGCGCGGCGACGCTCATGACCGTCCTCGGCTGGTGCTACGTCTATCTCAAGGCTCACGGCCGATCGTTCCCGATGCCGGCCTGGATCCACGGCATCCGCCTCCGGCTCTACGTCTTCTTCCTGAATCGGCTCCACATCGACGAAAGCGTCCGGCGCCTGGGCCAAGCCCGGTTGGCCGCCATCCGGCGAGTCGAAGAGCTGGCGCAGGGACGGACGTCCTGA
- a CDS encoding DUF2294 domain-containing protein translates to MENAIRNAIIKFEQEFMGRGPDDVRAFIVRDLVVVRLKGVLTPAERQLAKTPEGVEMVKRLRQTLIAQGRDKLCEQVSDITGAKILGLFTDIDVQLGERVFVFTVDRDIQPVGR, encoded by the coding sequence ATGGAAAACGCCATACGCAACGCCATCATCAAATTCGAACAGGAGTTCATGGGACGCGGCCCCGACGACGTGCGGGCGTTCATCGTGCGCGATCTCGTGGTGGTGCGGTTGAAAGGCGTGCTGACGCCCGCCGAGCGTCAACTGGCCAAGACACCCGAAGGGGTGGAGATGGTCAAGCGACTGCGCCAGACCTTGATCGCCCAAGGACGCGACAAACTCTGCGAACAGGTCAGCGACATCACGGGCGCGAAGATCTTGGGCCTCTTTACCGACATCGACGTCCAGCTGGGGGAGCGCGTCTTCGTCTTCACTGTCGATCGGGACATCCAGCCCGTCGGCCGCTAG
- a CDS encoding YdiU family protein, whose product MAGRTLETLRFDNSYARLPDAFFARLNPTPFSSPPRLIHANPAAAALIDLDPAQFARPEFAGTFGGSLLAPGMEPLAMLYSGHQFGVYVPQLGDGRAILLGEAVNERGETWELHLKGAGMTPFSRDGDGRAVLRSTIREYLCSEAMHGLGIPTTRALCIVGSEDKVYREQIETGAMLVRMAPTHVRFGTFEIFYYRKQHERLRILADYVIDRHFPHLREAADRYARFFAEVVERTATLIAQWQAVGWAHGVMNTDNMSILGLTLDYGPFGFMDDYDASFICNHSDHNGRYAFNQQPYIGLWNLSCLAQTLLPLAPKEALKEALDRYTPIFESEFRTRMRLKLGLREARSGDDDLIDEFLGMLQESHADYTRVFREIGSFDSAPGAVNELLRDYFLNRDRFAAWAVRYRERLQDEGSADDDRRERMNRINPKYVLRNYLAQTAIEKAQHQDFTEIERLFDVLQDPYRERAGTDAYAASPPNWGKHVTVSCSS is encoded by the coding sequence ATGGCCGGTCGGACCCTTGAAACGCTCCGTTTCGACAACAGCTATGCCCGCCTGCCGGATGCCTTCTTCGCCAGGCTCAACCCGACGCCGTTCAGCTCTCCCCCGCGGTTGATCCACGCCAATCCTGCCGCCGCCGCCCTGATCGACCTGGATCCGGCTCAGTTTGCTCGCCCGGAATTCGCGGGAACCTTCGGCGGAAGCTTGCTGGCACCCGGCATGGAACCGTTGGCCATGCTCTACTCGGGTCACCAGTTCGGCGTCTATGTGCCTCAGCTGGGCGACGGGCGGGCCATCCTGTTGGGCGAAGCCGTCAACGAGCGGGGCGAGACATGGGAGCTACACCTCAAGGGAGCGGGGATGACGCCGTTTTCTCGGGACGGCGACGGGCGGGCGGTGCTGCGGTCGACGATCCGCGAGTATTTGTGCAGCGAAGCCATGCACGGTCTGGGCATCCCGACGACGCGAGCGCTTTGCATCGTCGGCAGCGAGGACAAGGTCTATCGCGAACAGATCGAAACCGGGGCGATGCTGGTCCGGATGGCGCCGACGCACGTGCGCTTCGGCACCTTCGAGATTTTCTACTACCGCAAACAGCATGAGCGGCTGAGAATCCTGGCCGACTACGTGATCGACCGGCATTTCCCGCACCTCCGCGAAGCTGCCGACCGATATGCCCGATTTTTCGCCGAGGTCGTCGAGCGGACAGCCACGCTCATCGCGCAGTGGCAGGCCGTCGGTTGGGCCCACGGCGTGATGAACACGGACAACATGTCGATCCTTGGCCTCACCCTCGACTACGGACCGTTCGGCTTCATGGACGACTACGACGCCTCGTTCATCTGCAATCACTCCGACCACAACGGACGCTATGCCTTCAACCAACAGCCGTACATCGGACTATGGAATCTCAGCTGCCTCGCGCAGACGTTACTGCCGCTGGCGCCGAAGGAGGCCTTGAAGGAGGCGTTGGACCGCTATACCCCGATCTTTGAGTCGGAGTTCCGGACGCGAATGCGCCTGAAGTTGGGATTGCGGGAAGCACGAAGCGGTGACGACGACCTGATCGACGAGTTCCTCGGCATGCTGCAGGAGAGCCATGCGGATTACACGCGTGTGTTTCGAGAGATCGGCAGTTTCGACAGCGCACCCGGCGCGGTCAACGAGCTCCTACGCGACTACTTTCTCAATCGTGATCGCTTCGCGGCCTGGGCGGTGCGGTACCGAGAGCGGCTGCAGGACGAGGGAAGCGCCGACGACGACCGGCGCGAACGGATGAACCGGATCAATCCCAAGTACGTGCTGCGGAATTATCTCGCGCAGACGGCGATCGAGAAGGCGCAGCACCAGGACTTCACCGAGATCGAGCGATTGTTCGATGTGCTGCAGGATCCCTACCGCGAACGAGCCGGAACGGACGCCTATGCCGCCTCGCCGCCCAATTGGGGCAAGCACGTGACGGTCAGTTGTTCGTCGTGA
- a CDS encoding PQQ-dependent sugar dehydrogenase has translation MATRILRALTGGTALLLWVGLSACGSSSDSSQPVATTPGPGSITGTVAGTRIVAIDSNDQIVAEDDTTGRPRDAQGHVPYQLSGLQLGTPLRIFFITGGRIYPLYIGNPETNVFSLTQAGAIDLGFVATSAAPPEKATPEHVSPPSSYNPGQPNTTLPASIAPTMTVTSPAQNDALPAGPVTVNFVVQNFFLGGAGEPHLQFNLDSDPTPYDFLNGTTNQVQRSGNPATDASWQSSTAIRLSNLGSGAHQIRFTLVDAAGVALSNAQATTLLVFSVGVPPNTIPTISVVSPSSGATFLPGAVPISLATANFTIGLQGQPHVHFFLDNDPTPYEFFSGPNEDTGVLYEGQHTHVVHWKTSTSFQIFQQPSGTHRVRLQLVDSAHNPLGNPESTQTVTFTIAEPPGGEFRLESVLSDLDIPVTMAVAPDGRVFFNELLTGNVRIVDIVGGAWQLRPTTFYHVDVGHGRDQGLLGLVLDPNFSTNHYVYLYHVTADQLHNRLIRVTEVNGQGTNETPILDGLPAGDIHNGGVLRFGSDGKLYVTLGEWDRRQLAQDINSLGGKILRLNPDGSAPADNPPGFGDPRIYAMGLRNSFGAVFHPQTGDLWVTENGPESDDEVNRIVPGGNYGWPIVTGIANDPRFRNPIVSITPTIGPTGMTTIPQNSNYPSAYHNNLLFADVNGGKLRRIALAGAQLDHLGAMAVSFNGGLGGLLDVIQGPGGFVYASGFNAIYKVIPNSNP, from the coding sequence ATGGCTACAAGAATTCTGCGAGCGCTTACCGGGGGCACAGCCCTCCTTCTATGGGTGGGTCTCTCTGCGTGCGGTTCCAGCAGCGACAGTTCCCAGCCCGTGGCGACGACTCCGGGGCCCGGCTCGATCACGGGGACTGTCGCCGGCACGAGAATCGTGGCGATTGATTCAAACGACCAAATCGTCGCGGAGGACGACACGACAGGGAGGCCCCGCGATGCTCAAGGCCATGTCCCCTATCAACTCTCCGGGCTCCAACTCGGGACCCCGCTGCGGATATTTTTCATCACCGGCGGGCGAATCTACCCTCTTTACATCGGCAATCCTGAAACAAATGTGTTCTCTCTGACACAAGCCGGGGCGATCGACCTAGGATTTGTGGCGACCAGCGCGGCCCCGCCGGAAAAGGCAACTCCGGAACATGTCTCTCCACCTTCGTCTTACAATCCGGGTCAACCGAACACGACCCTCCCGGCCAGCATCGCCCCCACGATGACGGTGACGAGCCCCGCACAGAACGATGCGCTACCGGCCGGCCCCGTGACGGTCAACTTTGTGGTGCAGAATTTTTTCCTGGGCGGGGCGGGGGAACCGCATCTGCAGTTTAATCTGGATAGCGATCCGACTCCGTACGATTTCTTGAACGGGACGACGAATCAAGTCCAGCGTTCAGGGAACCCTGCGACGGATGCCTCGTGGCAAAGTTCCACGGCAATACGCCTGAGCAATCTTGGGAGCGGGGCCCATCAGATTCGATTCACGCTGGTTGATGCGGCCGGTGTCGCGCTGAGCAATGCGCAGGCCACGACCTTGCTCGTCTTCTCCGTCGGTGTTCCGCCCAACACCATCCCGACCATCAGCGTCGTCAGCCCCTCGTCGGGCGCCACCTTCCTGCCGGGAGCGGTGCCCATTTCCCTGGCGACCGCCAACTTCACCATTGGACTCCAGGGGCAGCCCCATGTCCATTTTTTCTTGGACAACGATCCGACTCCCTATGAGTTCTTCAGCGGACCCAATGAAGACACGGGCGTGCTCTATGAGGGGCAGCACACCCACGTCGTGCACTGGAAGACCAGCACGTCGTTTCAGATCTTCCAGCAACCCAGCGGTACGCATCGAGTCCGTCTGCAACTGGTGGACAGCGCGCATAATCCGCTTGGAAATCCCGAATCAACTCAAACAGTGACATTCACGATCGCAGAACCGCCCGGAGGCGAATTCCGGTTAGAGTCAGTCCTCAGCGACCTAGATATTCCGGTCACGATGGCTGTTGCGCCGGATGGGAGGGTGTTCTTCAACGAACTTCTGACAGGAAATGTGAGGATCGTCGATATCGTGGGAGGCGCGTGGCAACTGCGCCCGACCACGTTCTATCATGTCGACGTCGGCCATGGTAGGGATCAAGGCCTGCTCGGCCTCGTGCTCGATCCGAACTTTTCGACGAACCACTACGTATATCTCTACCATGTCACCGCTGACCAATTGCACAATCGACTCATTCGTGTAACGGAAGTCAACGGCCAAGGGACGAACGAAACACCCATTCTCGACGGTCTGCCCGCAGGGGACATTCACAACGGCGGAGTCCTGCGCTTCGGATCGGACGGCAAACTCTACGTCACGCTCGGAGAATGGGATCGCCGGCAATTGGCGCAAGACATCAATTCATTGGGCGGCAAGATTCTTCGTCTCAATCCCGATGGTTCAGCCCCGGCGGACAATCCTCCAGGATTCGGCGACCCCAGAATCTACGCCATGGGTCTTCGAAACAGTTTCGGGGCCGTGTTTCATCCTCAAACCGGAGACCTCTGGGTCACCGAAAACGGGCCGGAGAGCGACGATGAAGTCAATCGCATCGTGCCCGGTGGTAACTACGGCTGGCCTATCGTCACGGGCATAGCCAACGATCCGCGGTTCCGCAATCCTATTGTGTCCATCACGCCCACGATCGGGCCGACGGGCATGACGACGATCCCGCAGAATTCGAATTATCCGTCCGCCTACCACAACAATCTGCTGTTCGCCGACGTCAACGGGGGTAAGCTTCGGCGGATTGCATTGGCCGGAGCACAGCTCGATCATCTTGGAGCCATGGCCGTCTCGTTCAACGGAGGATTGGGAGGACTGCTCGATGTCATTCAAGGACCGGGCGGGTTCGTCTACGCTTCCGGCTTCAATGCGATCTATAAAGTGATTCCAAATTCCAATCCCTAA
- a CDS encoding dienelactone hydrolase family protein, translated as MKQARVGDLNVRVTGGTDGKGGGRGPAVILLHGFGAPGDDLVPIGDALAVPPGTRFVFPEGPLSLSFGYGDSRAWWLIDMARLEADRSAGRLRDLSTEVPRGLLQARQTMEQLLAELPHVLPIDYKRTVIGGFSQGAMLTCDLAMRTAYPFAGLVQLSGTLLARHEWRPAVAKRAGLPVFQSHGTQDPILPYEMAERLRDELTQAGLAVAWQSFRGGHEIPEPVMRQLGAFLTGVLNRP; from the coding sequence ATGAAGCAAGCGCGTGTTGGCGACCTCAATGTCCGCGTCACGGGCGGAACGGATGGGAAAGGCGGCGGGAGGGGTCCGGCCGTGATCCTGTTGCACGGCTTCGGCGCGCCGGGAGACGACCTGGTCCCGATCGGCGACGCGCTGGCCGTGCCGCCCGGTACGAGATTTGTATTTCCCGAGGGCCCGCTCTCGCTGAGCTTCGGGTACGGAGATTCCCGAGCCTGGTGGTTGATCGATATGGCTCGATTGGAGGCAGACCGTTCGGCCGGGCGTCTCCGGGACCTCTCAACTGAGGTGCCGCGTGGACTGCTGCAAGCCAGGCAGACGATGGAACAGCTGCTGGCCGAACTTCCGCATGTCCTGCCGATCGACTACAAGCGCACCGTCATCGGCGGCTTCTCCCAAGGGGCCATGTTGACCTGCGACCTGGCCATGCGCACGGCCTATCCGTTTGCCGGGTTGGTACAATTATCTGGAACGCTCCTGGCACGCCATGAATGGCGGCCTGCCGTTGCCAAGCGAGCGGGCTTGCCCGTGTTTCAGAGCCACGGCACCCAGGATCCGATCCTTCCCTATGAAATGGCAGAACGACTGCGGGACGAATTGACCCAGGCAGGGCTGGCGGTCGCCTGGCAGAGTTTCCGGGGCGGCCACGAGATTCCTGAGCCGGTCATGCGGCAACTGGGCGCGTTCCTGACGGGAGTCCTGAACCGGCCATGA
- a CDS encoding alpha/beta fold hydrolase has product MKPMRRFDLKGADGKLIRGDIAEGAGRQVLFITGFLSRRWGSKSKALAQWCAEQGWGFCCYDVRGFGDSEGSFAKYSLSDWLDDARAVISMLPQSPSLTIVGNSLGGWIAWLMAREFDYIDRLILIAPAFNMMGVRARDIPDQRRRDWIRLGSMPWDDDPLHQDWPLSWKWVEESEAVWQTTLDRLRPVSTSIVHGLNDAAIAPEGSRRFVEQLRLNAPSFPVDLHLIPGDHRLSGPEHIELLRRLLVEQR; this is encoded by the coding sequence ATGAAGCCTATGCGTCGATTCGATCTGAAGGGTGCCGACGGTAAATTGATCCGGGGGGATATCGCCGAGGGTGCCGGACGCCAAGTCCTCTTCATCACGGGCTTCCTGTCCAGACGCTGGGGAAGTAAGAGCAAAGCCTTGGCCCAATGGTGTGCGGAGCAGGGATGGGGGTTTTGTTGCTACGATGTGCGAGGATTCGGAGATTCGGAAGGGTCGTTTGCGAAGTACAGTCTCTCAGACTGGCTGGACGACGCCCGGGCCGTGATCTCCATGCTGCCGCAGAGTCCGTCGCTCACGATCGTCGGGAACTCGCTGGGCGGTTGGATCGCCTGGCTAATGGCCCGAGAGTTCGACTATATCGATCGGCTGATTCTCATCGCGCCGGCGTTCAACATGATGGGTGTTCGCGCGAGGGACATCCCGGATCAGCGTCGACGCGACTGGATCAGGTTGGGCTCGATGCCGTGGGACGACGATCCCCTCCACCAAGACTGGCCGCTGTCATGGAAGTGGGTCGAGGAAAGCGAGGCCGTCTGGCAGACGACGCTCGATCGATTGAGGCCGGTGAGCACGAGCATCGTACATGGATTGAATGATGCGGCGATCGCTCCGGAAGGCAGCAGACGGTTCGTCGAACAGCTTCGGTTGAACGCCCCGTCGTTTCCTGTTGATCTTCACCTGATCCCTGGCGACCATCGATTGAGCGGCCCGGAGCATATCGAACTGCTGCGTCGGCTGCTGGTCGAGCAACGATGA